CCATAGGACTCCGCATATCATGAGTAACATCTCTGAACAGCTTGTCCTTTAATTTATTTAGTTCTGTAAGTTGCTTAGTAGTACATATTAACTCTTCCTGCAGAATTTTATTTTCGTTTAAGGTCTTATGCATTTTTTTATTAGCTTTCAAGCTTCTTACAAGCAAAAGAATAACTACAAATTGAAGCATGACAAAGATAGACAAGATTATATAAATCATAACCAAACTGTGTTCATTAATCAATTGATGAAAAATAGAGTTTTCAGTTCCAGCATTGACTGTACACCACAATATATATATAAGTATTCCTATTAATAGCATTTTCACTGCACGTTTAATATCATTATCACCCATTTGTATGCCTCCTTATAATTTAAAAGAGATTGTCGAAACCTGTTTTAAGACTAACGTAGTTTTTGTTTATATATAGTATGAATTAAAAAGTTATTAATTACTAATTTAAATTATGGAGTAATGGCTTTACTACCCTTATATAGAAAAAATTCTATGTAATAAAGCAAAAGAGATATGTTTCAAACTTACCTAACCTCTTTCTAATAAACCTCTAGTTAATCGTTTACCAAATATGCCCTTGATGTCTGCTTTTAAGATTCTACCTTTGCAAGTGCATGTCTAAGTAATCTATCAAAAGTCTATTTTCTTTGTTTTTCAACTTCTCTTTATAAACATTATGAACAATATTTTTGATTATATCTTCTAAATACCATTATTCTACAAATAAGTTTGATTTCCTGCATAAAAACCTTTTATTTTTTCATCTGTTTCATAATCAAATCCATCAATAGCAATTCTATAATGATTTACGTTTGTTTTGATTGGATGACACCAATGGCAAGTTGAAAACTAGCCCCATCATCGAGTTCACCACATTCTTAAACTTATATTTAAATGATATCACTGGTTACATCAACGTATCAACCTATAACATTTTTCTGGAACGAAAATGCGCCACTCAGCTTTCGCTTTATGGCGCATTTTTTTATTACATTTCTCTTTTCATTTTAAAAACAACTGATATGATTTTTCTTTAAACTCATTAATAGTACTTATCTTTCAACACTAACTTGAGTATCTGCATATTTCAGCTTTAACTAAAGTTTAGTCTCACAATGACATAAAATCTTTAATGGTTCTATCTTAAAATTTGATTTCGCCAATATTTCTGGCCAAATCTTAACCATTTGGTATACCTTGTTTTTCGTCTCCTTTGGCAGCTTGTTCCAAGGTACAAGTGCAGGATTAGTTTTTTTCTTATTATCTTCAACTTCACCATACTTGAAGCCAACCTTTTTTCTATGATGATACCAACGCATATGCTCCTTTTCAGATAAGACATCTAATTCTTTAATTGTAAATTCTATAAATTCTGGTTTTTCTTTAACAGAAACAACATCATAATTAATTTTAAGTAAAGCGTTAGGAATATTTTTAGCTTGATCACGGTTGAAATTTTTAAGCTCTTCACTTAGATCCTGCCATAGCATTATAAAATCCTGATTTATATTTGTGTTATTTTCATTAAGCACTTTATGCTTTTCATATATAGCTGTTGCAAGACTTTCAATTTTTTCACTATAGAATGCATCATGCATTAAATGACGTGAAAATTGTTCTTCATCTACATGTAGTTTTAGCTGTTCTTTAGAAGGTAGATGAGATTGTTCCCATTTTTTCGCATTAGTTAACATGCTCATCTCGAGTATTGCTTCCATAGACCTTGATTCATGTTTATACCTTGGAATTTTAAGAAGCGCTCGTAATACCCCATTATCAATTTGAGCCTCTCCGTTATCATTTATAAGATGAGGTACTTTACGCTCCAAAAGTGAACGTAGCAGCATCGCCCTTCGAATTATAAATAAATGATCCCACTTATTATCAGTTTGATTTGGTCCAAGAATATTTACGTAACCCCTTAAACGGCTTAGAAAATCAGGACCTTTTGCATTTTTAAATTCAAGTAAAAACTGTTTTTCTTCTTTTTCATTTTCAAGGTCTTCTCCACAAAATCCTTTAAAAGTACTACTTGTTCCACCAGCAAATACAAAAATAGCTTTTCCAATAGGATGAATAGAATCTCCTTCTCTAAATACACCATCCTGCATAGGTGCTAAGAAATATTTTAACCATCCAAGTTTTCCTTCAATAGCTGAATCAAATTCATCAAAAAATACTAGTGGAATTTTTTCACCCAATGCAATATCTCTTACTTTATGAAAAGCATTTACTAAATCTAATGGTGTACTGAATTGAGATAAATTAAAATCTAATTTTTCAATTAAATTTGACGCAATACTATTAGCTACTTCCAGTATACCAAAAGATTTTCCAGACCCAGGAGTTCCAAATACCGCAATTGAAAGAGGCCGAACTGTGTTTTTAGTTGAGATATACTCAAGCATAAGATTTTTAATGCTCCTATAGCTTTCTATTTCTGCTTTATCAACTGTTGTTAACTTTCCAAAACGAGCTATTGGTATAAATTTAAGTGCATTTTTCACTCCATTTTTAACAGTATCATAAGCTATCTCTGCTAAGTTAGTAGAGCTTTTGTCCTTTAAAATGTACCAACAAGCACGACAATTAGGATTAGTTGAAGTAGGCACTAATACATCCTGTACATGCTCCGTATATACAAAATCATCTTCCTTTTCCACAAATATAGCAGAACTCGGAAATGGAGATTCGGAAACATTTTTACCAAATCCCTCAATAAAATATTTTTGAGCAGAAACAGTCCCTTCACGTATACCTATGCTTATTGATTCAGATAACTCTTCATTATCTTGATTTCCTGAAACAATAGCGCTTGCAAGTCCTGCAACAAAACTTGAGGTAAGTCCGTACATTTCACCTTGGGAGTCTTTAATGAAGCCTCCTTCAAATTCATATGGCAGGAAATACAATCTAATTTCAGGTACACCTTTATTTCTATAATAGATGGCACCTTCAAGACCAAAAGGTACTATAAGATGGCGACAATTTGCGAGAAAAGCAAGATTTGGATTATTATTAATTTGCCAAACAAAATCTTGTGATGTTCTTTCCCAAGAAAGACTTTTACTTATGTTAACTCCCTTCGAACGCAAATCATCACCATTTATAATTACTATTGTCTTTTCGTTATGAAATTTTTGCAGGTGTTTCCAAAGTGCACTAGAATCAATTGGATTAATCATTTTATACAAGATTATCGGTGATGTTTCGGATGATTTTAAAGCTAAAGGCCAAAATTCTTTATTAGAATTAAAGCCATTATTTTCATCATCTAATATAATTATATCTGCATTAGGGTCATCGTTAATAATAGGAAGTAACCTCGGTACACCAGACACCGGGCCTGTAAAACCCATAAAACGACTTATTCTATAAACTTTTTCATTATTGTTTTTATCATCAAATGTAGGAAAAAGCTCTACCTCTGCAGTAGAACTAAGATACTCTCCTGGTAGAATTAATTCTATATCATGCATCTGTGGTGAAAGTACAGATGCTCCTGTTGCCAAAGATACAAGTTTTGATAGAAGTAAAGCTTGTCCTGGTTTTAAAGTACCATGCATATTTAACTGAGTTTGCCAATTCAAACCTGTATTACTTTGAGGATATGTTATCCTCTGCAACAAATTCACACATATGTCGCCTGATACAACAATTTTTATATTTTTATTTTCCATATTTAAACTCCTATTTACATTTTTCATATGTTATTTATCTAAAATGTTATCTTAATTATCCTAAATGTACAATGGTAATTGTTGCATATTGATATCAGTAATTTCTTTAATCTAATAGCTGAATTTCATTCTTAATTAAATTAGCAAAATTCTGATTTTGTTCTGCAACTTTAATAATATATGATAGTACGTTACCTGGGTAATCAATTATTTCCTTTAACACTATACTTTCAATAGACCTTCTTGCTAATGAAACGCTGCAATTTTCATTATGACCTATCATACATTGCTTACACATTTTACATATAGATGCTATACATCTTGCCACCATTATATTATCATAATGTTTCATATCTTCTTTTGGGATAAGTTGTAATCCATCCTTAACAATTGTCATTCCATTTTTTTGCATTGAATTCACTACACTTAAAGCAAATCCAACATTACATTTTGCTTTAATGCACTGCGGTGTTTCGTAATCTTTACAGTCCAAACATATTTGTTGTAAATTACTAATTTCATTATTAATATAATTCATATTTTCCCTCTTTCTTAATTATACTCTACCTATTGTCAAATAGGTTATTTTATGTTCCTATAACATATTTACTATCTATAATGAGTAATATTAATAAAGAATGGATAGCTTGATTTTAACTATCCATTCTTTGTTAATATTAAAATTTTAAAGTAAAAACTAAAAATCCTTTGCTTGCTGTTGAGCCTTTTTAATTGCGTTTTCCACAATTGCTTCTACATCTTCACCAATAACATCTATCATGTCTGCTGCTATTGTAGTAAAATCAGTTATACCCATGAAGCCAAAGACTGTTCTTAAATATCTATCTCCCATTTCATACGCTGCAGCTGGCCCTTCTGAATATCCTCCGCCTCTTGTAACAATATGAACTGCTTTTTTTCCTTGACATAGACCAACTGGTCCTTCTGCAGTATATTTAAATGTGATTCCAGTAACACATACATAATCAATATATGCCTTTAGTATTGCAGGAATACTTAAGTTCCACATTGGTGCTGCAATTATATATTTATCTGCTTCAGCAAATTGGTATGCATATTTTAGAATTGGATGTTCTTTACCTTCACCAGGTGCCGGTCTATGAAGGCTAATACCTTCTTCTGTTAGAAATCCTATACCCTCTTTATATAAATCTAAAGTTATAATTTCATCATTAGGATTTAGTTCTCTATACTCTTCAACAAATTTGTCGGAAATTTTAAAAGTTCTTGATGTTCCTTCTGGTTTTGCATTTGCTTTAATATATAATACTTTACTCATATTTTTCTACCCCTTTAAAATTTATTAATAATATTTACAAACTAATTTTTGATAACTATCTTTGATCAAATTTCTATGATACTATGATATTGTAATATTATAATGTTACTTATTCAAGTACGCACTTTTTTGTCATACAGTGACAAAAAAGTTATCACTAACTAGCGAGGTGTTTAAAATGGAGCGTTTAACAAGTAGACATGAAGAATGTTATATGAAAGAAAAGTGCCTTCAGTATGAAAAGTGTCCGATGGTTCTAATTCAGGACATGATTTCCGGTAAATGGAAAATATTGATTTTGTGGTACTTGAGTTATTCGAAACTCAGATTTAGCGATATTCAAAGAAAACTTCCTAATGTTTCTCAAAAAGTGCTTTCACGACAGTTAAAAAGTTTAGAAGAAGATAATCTTATACACAGGAAGGTCTACCCTGTTGTACCACCTAAAGTTGAATACAGCTTAACAGATGTTGGTAGAAAACTAATTCCTATTCTAGAAACGTTTCATAAATTTGGAGCTGAATATCTAGAAGAGGGTCTTAATAAATAAAATAAGGATAAGGGTAATAATTACAAAAACAAAATCTAACCATCCGCTTTTATATTCTCTCAATCACTTGTTAGAATAATTATGTCCGTATAATTATTCTGCATGCACAATTATATTATCTTCTTATATTAAGCAAATCTTATTACCAGTAACATCTCGTTCTCACGTAAGTGGACGCTCAAATAGAACCATGAAACCAACTCTTAAAATATGGTTCCTATCACCCATAGTAATTATTAGTTTTTTAG
This DNA window, taken from Clostridium estertheticum, encodes the following:
- a CDS encoding RyR domain-containing protein — encoded protein: MENKNIKIVVSGDICVNLLQRITYPQSNTGLNWQTQLNMHGTLKPGQALLLSKLVSLATGASVLSPQMHDIELILPGEYLSSTAEVELFPTFDDKNNNEKVYRISRFMGFTGPVSGVPRLLPIINDDPNADIIILDDENNGFNSNKEFWPLALKSSETSPIILYKMINPIDSSALWKHLQKFHNEKTIVIINGDDLRSKGVNISKSLSWERTSQDFVWQINNNPNLAFLANCRHLIVPFGLEGAIYYRNKGVPEIRLYFLPYEFEGGFIKDSQGEMYGLTSSFVAGLASAIVSGNQDNEELSESISIGIREGTVSAQKYFIEGFGKNVSESPFPSSAIFVEKEDDFVYTEHVQDVLVPTSTNPNCRACWYILKDKSSTNLAEIAYDTVKNGVKNALKFIPIARFGKLTTVDKAEIESYRSIKNLMLEYISTKNTVRPLSIAVFGTPGSGKSFGILEVANSIASNLIEKLDFNLSQFSTPLDLVNAFHKVRDIALGEKIPLVFFDEFDSAIEGKLGWLKYFLAPMQDGVFREGDSIHPIGKAIFVFAGGTSSTFKGFCGEDLENEKEEKQFLLEFKNAKGPDFLSRLRGYVNILGPNQTDNKWDHLFIIRRAMLLRSLLERKVPHLINDNGEAQIDNGVLRALLKIPRYKHESRSMEAILEMSMLTNAKKWEQSHLPSKEQLKLHVDEEQFSRHLMHDAFYSEKIESLATAIYEKHKVLNENNTNINQDFIMLWQDLSEELKNFNRDQAKNIPNALLKINYDVVSVKEKPEFIEFTIKELDVLSEKEHMRWYHHRKKVGFKYGEVEDNKKKTNPALVPWNKLPKETKNKVYQMVKIWPEILAKSNFKIEPLKILCHCETKL
- a CDS encoding FMN-dependent NADH-azoreductase, with amino-acid sequence MSKVLYIKANAKPEGTSRTFKISDKFVEEYRELNPNDEIITLDLYKEGIGFLTEEGISLHRPAPGEGKEHPILKYAYQFAEADKYIIAAPMWNLSIPAILKAYIDYVCVTGITFKYTAEGPVGLCQGKKAVHIVTRGGGYSEGPAAAYEMGDRYLRTVFGFMGITDFTTIAADMIDVIGEDVEAIVENAIKKAQQQAKDF
- a CDS encoding winged helix-turn-helix transcriptional regulator — protein: MERLTSRHEECYMKEKCLQYEKCPMVLIQDMISGKWKILILWYLSYSKLRFSDIQRKLPNVSQKVLSRQLKSLEEDNLIHRKVYPVVPPKVEYSLTDVGRKLIPILETFHKFGAEYLEEGLNK